The window TAAAATCATCACCTGTTTTTAATTTTAATCGGTTAGCCGTGTAATTTGAAATCAAAAGTTCTTGCATGGCGGCAGTACTATCTGAGAAATCGATAATGGTGCCGCTGATAATATGTTGCTTAATATAATCCCAGTTGTAGGTTTTATCTACGCCTTTAAAATTTATTCCTTCTATTTCATTATTAGCAGAAAGTATGGCAGGCTTTGTAGCAAAAGGATAGAAATATTTAATGTTTGGATTCGATTTTAGCAGATTAGCTGTTTCCTGATCTAATGTAAATGGAGAGTGCTCGAATGAATTATTTAAATCATATCGGGTAATCTGCACATCACCTAAATAACCCCTAACCTTATCCTGAATTTCTGTTTTGAAACCCTTAATAATAGCGATAGAGAGTATCATTACTGCTAAACTTAACATCACTCCCGCTATCGCAATGCGAACAATGAGCTTAGAAAAAGTACGCTCTGATTTTATGGCGATACGCCCTGCTATGAAATATTCGAAGTTCAAATTTATTTTATTATAATGGCAAAAATGCTCAAATCCTTTTATATTAAGGCATAATTTTTAATATTAACCAAATATAAAGTCCTATTTTAGAATGTAAAAAAATAGAGAATTGTTTTATTGTTAACTTGTTTTTATTGATACTTACGCACTGAAACTTAAATTATGAAAACATACATCAGCCTTTGCTTAGTTAGTTTTATCGCTTTTTCTGCCTGTGGGCAATCAAAATCACCTGAAAAAGAAGTTGAAAATGAGATTTTATCAACAGCTAATCTTCCTATTCAACAAACAAATGTTGTGAAGGGCATGCTCCAAACCGGTGCGGAACAAACTGACAAGTATCTTCCATTATTAAAAGGGAAACGAATTGGAATGGTGGTAAACCCAACTTCTATAATTGGCTCCATAACTTCTGTTGATAGCTTATTAAAACTTGGTGTAAATATTCAAAAAATCTTTGGCCCTGAGCATGGTTTTAGAGGTGATGCCAGCGCCGGTGTAGTTGTTAATGATGCAATAGACGTAAAAACTGGCATTAAAGCAGTATCACTATATGGAAAGCACAGTACGCCAACCACCGAAGATTTAGCAGATATAGACATAATGATTTTTGATATTCAGGATGTTGGTGTTCGGTTTTACACTTATATAAATACGCTGCAACATGTTATGGAAGCTTGCGCTACTAATAATAAAGAACTCTTGATTTTGGATAGACCTAACCCAAATGGTTATTTAATTGATGGGCCTATTCTAGATTTAAAGTATAAATCGGGAATTGGTGTGCAGCCTATTCCGATTGCGCATGGTTTAACTGTGGGAGAATATGCACAAATGCTTAACGGCGAAGGCTGGCTAAAAGATGGCGTAAAATGTAAAATAACGGTGATAAAAAACGCCAGTTATACGCATGATATGGAATATACGCTACCTGTAAAACCTTCGCCGAATTTGAATACGCAGCAATCAATTTTACTTTACCCAACTACTTGCTTGTTTGAAGGAACGTATTTTAATCATGGAAGAGGTACATTATTTCCGTTTACAATTGTTGGCGCACCTTACCTAAAAGGGAAATTTAATTTCAGTTTTACACCTAAAAGCATAAAGGGAATGTCTGAAACACCTTTGTTTCAAGATCAAATTTGCTACGGTTTGGATTTACGAAATTATGATACCTCAATCTTAAGAAAAACAAAAGCCATTAACCTTGCCTGGATTCTAGAACTATACCAAGCTTCACCAAAAAAAGAAGACTTTTTTAATACAAAATTAAGCAAGGAAATGGGAACCATTGAACGATTGGTTGGAGTTGCTGATTTTAGACAGCAGATTATTGACGGAAAAAGTGAAAAAGAAATCAGGGCTTCTTGGCAACCTGGC is drawn from Pedobacter mucosus and contains these coding sequences:
- a CDS encoding exo-beta-N-acetylmuramidase NamZ family protein — encoded protein: MKTYISLCLVSFIAFSACGQSKSPEKEVENEILSTANLPIQQTNVVKGMLQTGAEQTDKYLPLLKGKRIGMVVNPTSIIGSITSVDSLLKLGVNIQKIFGPEHGFRGDASAGVVVNDAIDVKTGIKAVSLYGKHSTPTTEDLADIDIMIFDIQDVGVRFYTYINTLQHVMEACATNNKELLILDRPNPNGYLIDGPILDLKYKSGIGVQPIPIAHGLTVGEYAQMLNGEGWLKDGVKCKITVIKNASYTHDMEYTLPVKPSPNLNTQQSILLYPTTCLFEGTYFNHGRGTLFPFTIVGAPYLKGKFNFSFTPKSIKGMSETPLFQDQICYGLDLRNYDTSILRKTKAINLAWILELYQASPKKEDFFNTKLSKEMGTIERLVGVADFRQQIIDGKSEKEIRASWQPGLSAYKTMRKKYLLYK